Proteins from a genomic interval of Desulfovibrio piger:
- the hysA gene encoding NiFeSe hydrogenase large subunit HysA has product MAKATIAIDPVTRIEGHLKAQVVVENGKVVDAHLTGGMFRGFEQILKGRDPRDSTQIVQRICGVCPTSHAMASALAQESAFNIKVTGNGRITRNLILGANYLQSHILHFYHLAALDFVAGPDTAPFVPRFAQPDLRLPPEANKVGVDQYLEALEVRRIAHEMVALFGGRMPHVQGIVPGGATEMPTKEALLEYAARFKKVRQFIVEKYLPITYIVGSVYKDLFEQGQGVHGCSCFGVFPMTDDGKTHLLKAGIFLNGRDVEFDPKKITEDLKYAWYDDATTGKGAAGAETNPNLDKKDAYSFVKAPRYDGEVIEVGPAARMWVANAPLSEVGVKMLKEKFGIEARTIRDLGWDKVFSIMGRHVARAEEALLIANAVEGWLKEVKPDGETFTPFEIPQSAEGYGCTEAPRGSLVHYIRVKDQKIDSYQIISATLWNCSPRDDKGRRGPLEEALIGVQVPDINNPVNVGRTIRAFDPULGCAVHVLHAETGEESIVNLG; this is encoded by the coding sequence ATGGCCAAGGCCACTATCGCCATCGATCCCGTCACCAGAATCGAGGGCCATCTCAAGGCCCAAGTGGTGGTGGAGAACGGCAAGGTTGTGGACGCCCACCTCACCGGTGGGATGTTCCGCGGTTTTGAACAGATTTTGAAAGGGCGCGACCCGCGTGACTCCACCCAGATCGTGCAGCGCATCTGCGGCGTGTGCCCCACCTCCCATGCCATGGCTTCCGCCCTGGCGCAGGAAAGCGCCTTCAACATCAAGGTGACCGGCAACGGCCGCATCACCCGTAACCTGATCCTGGGCGCCAACTACCTGCAGTCGCACATCCTGCACTTCTACCATCTGGCCGCTCTGGACTTCGTGGCCGGCCCCGATACCGCGCCCTTCGTGCCGCGTTTCGCCCAGCCCGACCTGCGCCTGCCCCCCGAAGCCAACAAGGTGGGCGTGGACCAGTACCTGGAAGCCCTGGAAGTGCGCCGCATCGCCCACGAGATGGTCGCCCTCTTCGGCGGCCGCATGCCCCATGTGCAGGGCATCGTGCCTGGCGGTGCCACTGAAATGCCCACCAAGGAAGCCCTGCTGGAATACGCGGCCCGCTTCAAGAAGGTGCGCCAGTTCATCGTCGAAAAATACCTGCCCATCACCTACATCGTGGGCTCCGTGTACAAGGACCTGTTCGAACAGGGCCAGGGCGTGCACGGCTGCTCCTGCTTCGGCGTGTTCCCCATGACCGACGACGGCAAGACCCACCTGCTCAAGGCCGGTATCTTCCTCAATGGCCGTGACGTGGAATTCGATCCCAAGAAGATCACCGAAGACCTCAAGTACGCCTGGTACGACGACGCCACCACCGGCAAGGGTGCTGCCGGCGCCGAGACCAACCCCAACCTGGACAAGAAGGACGCCTACTCCTTCGTCAAGGCTCCCCGCTACGACGGCGAAGTCATCGAAGTGGGCCCCGCCGCCCGCATGTGGGTGGCCAACGCGCCGCTGTCCGAAGTGGGCGTGAAGATGCTGAAGGAAAAGTTCGGCATCGAAGCCCGCACCATCCGCGACCTGGGCTGGGACAAGGTCTTCTCCATCATGGGCCGTCACGTGGCCCGCGCCGAAGAAGCCCTGCTCATCGCCAATGCTGTGGAAGGCTGGCTGAAGGAAGTCAAGCCCGACGGCGAGACCTTCACCCCCTTCGAGATCCCGCAGAGCGCCGAAGGCTACGGCTGCACCGAAGCGCCCCGTGGTTCTCTGGTCCACTACATCCGTGTGAAGGACCAGAAGATCGACAGCTACCAGATCATCTCCGCCACTCTGTGGAACTGCTCGCCCCGCGACGACAAGGGCCGCCGTGGTCCTC
- the hysB gene encoding NiFeSe hydrogenase small subunit — MSLNRRDFVKLCTGTVAGFGVAQMFHPAVREALAGTLTGERPPVIWLQGQGCTGCSVSLLNNVNPSIADVLLKIISLEYHPTVMGGEGHDAYTHMLNIAKNFKGKFFLAIEGSIPLAKDGRYCVVAEEGHTEITMADLVKKLAPDAAAVLALGTCAAYGGIPAAKGSVTEAMGTGAMLKQAGIKTPVVNIPGCPPQPDWIVGTIALALQKIKEKGLEAGLAEVVSLLDSEGRPLPFYGRNVHENCPYLGKYDEGKFSATFTEKDGCRYDLGCKGPGAYCDSFERKWNGVNWCVANAICIGCTEPSFPDGQSPFYSN, encoded by the coding sequence ATGAGTCTCAACAGGCGTGATTTCGTCAAACTGTGCACCGGCACAGTGGCGGGTTTCGGCGTTGCGCAGATGTTCCATCCTGCGGTTCGCGAAGCCCTGGCCGGCACGTTGACTGGCGAGCGCCCCCCTGTCATCTGGCTGCAGGGACAGGGCTGTACCGGTTGTTCAGTGTCGCTGCTGAACAACGTCAACCCCTCCATCGCTGATGTGCTGCTGAAGATCATCAGCCTCGAGTACCATCCTACCGTCATGGGTGGTGAAGGCCACGACGCCTACACCCACATGCTGAACATTGCCAAGAACTTCAAGGGCAAGTTCTTCCTGGCCATCGAAGGTTCCATCCCGCTGGCCAAGGATGGTCGCTACTGCGTGGTGGCCGAAGAGGGCCACACCGAGATCACCATGGCCGACCTGGTCAAAAAGCTGGCTCCCGATGCCGCCGCCGTGCTGGCCCTGGGTACCTGCGCTGCCTACGGCGGCATCCCCGCTGCCAAGGGTTCCGTGACCGAAGCCATGGGTACCGGTGCCATGCTCAAGCAGGCCGGCATCAAGACCCCCGTGGTCAACATCCCCGGCTGCCCGCCCCAGCCTGACTGGATCGTGGGCACCATCGCCCTGGCCCTCCAGAAGATCAAGGAAAAGGGCCTGGAAGCCGGGCTGGCCGAAGTGGTCTCCCTGCTGGACAGCGAAGGCCGCCCGCTGCCTTTCTACGGTCGCAACGTGCACGAGAACTGCCCCTATCTGGGCAAGTACGACGAAGGCAAGTTCTCCGCCACCTTCACCGAGAAGGACGGCTGCCGCTACGACCTGGGCTGCAAGGGCCCCGGTGCGTACTGCGACTCGTTTGAACGTAAATGGAACGGCGTCAACTGGTGCGTGGCCAACGCCATCTGCATCGGCTGCACCGAGCCCTCGTTCCCCGACGGACAGAGCCCCTTCTACAGCAACTAG
- the amrB gene encoding AmmeMemoRadiSam system protein B, translated as MHLRQPAVAGRFYTDVPADLRAEVESFLKQGAALPASALAAGDAAHLAGLMLPHAGHVYSGRVIGATLAHVRLPRTVFLLCPNHTGLGTPLSVWPAGAWQTPLGPVPVDGEMARLLCEADEDFSADVMGHVREHSIEVLLPFLQVCAGDAPLHVVPVCVGTGQAPVLRTAGQRLARVLERCRSRDGQRPLLLVSSDMNHYEDQRTTLRKDDLALDAALKGDADALLATVAREGISMCGAAPLALAFYALHAWAPDAAVRATLVMHETSAAVSHDTGHVVGYAGLRIFSC; from the coding sequence ATGCATCTTCGTCAGCCCGCTGTCGCAGGCCGTTTTTATACTGATGTCCCGGCCGACCTGCGCGCCGAAGTGGAGTCGTTCCTGAAACAGGGGGCGGCCCTGCCCGCTTCGGCCCTTGCCGCCGGGGATGCGGCCCATCTGGCGGGCCTCATGCTCCCCCATGCCGGGCACGTCTACAGCGGCCGGGTCATCGGCGCCACTCTGGCCCACGTGCGCTTGCCGCGCACGGTCTTCCTGCTTTGCCCCAACCATACCGGCCTGGGCACGCCCCTGTCCGTCTGGCCCGCCGGTGCCTGGCAGACCCCGCTGGGCCCCGTGCCCGTGGACGGTGAGATGGCCCGCCTGCTCTGCGAGGCCGACGAGGATTTCAGCGCTGATGTCATGGGGCATGTGCGGGAACACAGCATCGAGGTCCTGCTGCCCTTCCTCCAGGTCTGCGCGGGCGATGCGCCCCTGCATGTGGTGCCTGTCTGTGTGGGCACCGGCCAGGCCCCTGTGCTGCGCACGGCCGGACAGCGCCTGGCCCGGGTCCTGGAGCGCTGCCGGAGCCGCGACGGCCAGCGCCCCCTGCTGCTGGTCAGCTCGGACATGAACCACTACGAAGACCAGCGGACCACCCTGCGCAAGGACGACCTGGCCCTGGACGCCGCCCTCAAAGGCGATGCCGACGCCCTGCTGGCCACCGTAGCCCGGGAGGGCATCAGCATGTGCGGGGCCGCGCCGCTGGCTCTGGCATTCTATGCCCTGCACGCCTGGGCGCCCGATGCGGCAGTGCGCGCAACCCTGGTCATGCACGAAACGTCCGCCGCTGTTTCGCACGATACGGGACACGTCGTGGGCTACGCCGGACTGCGTATCTTCAGCTGCTGA
- a CDS encoding dihydroorotase, with product MTLCIKNARHLDAPVDLLVRDGKIVTMTPAGHHAAPEGSQIVDARGLILMPSMVDAHVHLREPGFEYKEDINTGLEAAARGGFGSVMCMANTKPVNDNASVTRFMLDRAAQTHPHGPRLCPIAAATVGLAGEEMAPLQELKDAGCVAISNDGRPMPGTELLRRVMEYGADLGLTFIDHCEDSTLARGWVMNEGPLSGSLGVKGQPPVGEAVQAARDIMLAEYLNLPVHIAHVSSALTVDIIAWGKARGVKVTAETCPHYLTLDESALDGYNTNAKVSPPLRRPEDREALRRAIKDGTIDILATDHAPHAAHEKERTLDEAPCGFTGMDLALTLTWQLVREGVISEADLHRLWSVRPAEIFNLPLNRFEPGDPADFFLFDPEEKWTVSRETLYSKSYNTPFLGREMQGRVCHHWLGGVQLF from the coding sequence ATGACCCTGTGCATCAAGAACGCCCGTCACCTGGACGCCCCCGTTGACCTGCTGGTGCGGGACGGCAAGATCGTGACCATGACCCCCGCCGGCCATCACGCCGCGCCCGAAGGCAGCCAGATCGTGGACGCCCGCGGCCTGATCCTCATGCCCAGCATGGTGGACGCCCACGTCCACCTGCGCGAGCCCGGCTTCGAATACAAGGAAGACATCAACACCGGCCTGGAAGCCGCCGCCCGCGGCGGTTTCGGTTCGGTCATGTGCATGGCCAACACCAAGCCCGTCAACGACAACGCCAGCGTCACCCGTTTCATGCTGGACCGTGCCGCCCAGACCCATCCCCACGGTCCGCGCCTCTGCCCCATCGCCGCCGCCACCGTGGGCCTGGCCGGTGAAGAGATGGCCCCCCTGCAGGAGCTCAAGGACGCCGGTTGCGTGGCCATCTCCAATGACGGCCGTCCCATGCCCGGCACCGAACTGCTGCGCCGCGTCATGGAATACGGCGCCGACCTGGGCCTGACCTTCATCGATCACTGTGAGGACAGCACCCTGGCCCGCGGCTGGGTCATGAACGAAGGTCCCCTCAGCGGCAGCCTGGGCGTCAAGGGCCAGCCCCCGGTGGGCGAGGCCGTGCAGGCCGCCCGCGACATCATGCTGGCCGAATACCTGAACCTGCCCGTGCACATCGCCCACGTCTCCAGCGCCCTGACCGTGGACATCATCGCCTGGGGCAAGGCCCGCGGCGTCAAGGTCACGGCCGAGACCTGCCCCCACTACCTGACGCTGGATGAATCCGCGCTGGACGGCTACAACACCAACGCCAAGGTCAGCCCGCCGCTGCGCCGCCCCGAAGACCGCGAGGCCCTGCGCCGGGCCATCAAGGACGGCACCATCGACATCCTGGCCACCGACCACGCCCCCCACGCCGCCCATGAAAAGGAGCGTACCCTGGACGAGGCCCCCTGCGGCTTCACCGGCATGGATCTGGCCCTGACCCTGACCTGGCAGCTGGTGCGCGAGGGCGTCATCAGCGAGGCCGACCTGCACCGCCTCTGGAGCGTGCGCCCGGCCGAGATCTTCAATCTGCCCCTCAACCGCTTCGAGCCCGGTGATCCGGCCGACTTCTTCCTCTTCGATCCCGAAGAAAAGTGGACCGTCAGCCGCGAGACCCTGTACTCCAAGAGCTACAACACTCCCTTCCTGGGCCGGGAGATGCAGGGCCGCGTCTGCCATCACTGGCTGGGCGGCGTGCAGCTGTTCTAA
- a CDS encoding aspartate carbamoyltransferase catalytic subunit: protein MTTDTTYRWPHKDLLDVTQLDAQDVRHLLNVAASFQEINLRPVKKVPTLKGKTVVLFFVENSTRTKTSFDVAGKRLSADTYSLAKSGSSLNKGESLKDTALTLQAMGPDVIVIRHPSSGAAQFLAERVSCGIVNGGDGWHAHPTQALLDSFALRQVWGDAFAGKQVLILGDIAHSRVARSNVHLLTMLGAKVRLCAPRTLLPAGVESWPVDVYGDLNQAVRDTDAVMCLRLQLERQQAGLLPDLAEYSRRFCLTERHLELTHPGVKVLHPGPMNRGLEISNDVADDPRSLVLDQVASGVATRMAVLYLLATRNDGGC from the coding sequence ATGACTACAGATACTACGTACCGCTGGCCGCACAAAGACCTGCTGGACGTCACCCAGCTCGACGCACAGGACGTGCGTCACCTGCTGAACGTGGCCGCCAGTTTCCAGGAAATCAACCTGAGACCCGTCAAAAAGGTGCCTACCCTCAAGGGCAAGACCGTGGTGCTCTTCTTCGTAGAGAACAGCACCCGCACCAAGACGTCTTTCGATGTGGCCGGCAAGCGCCTTTCCGCCGACACCTACTCCCTGGCCAAGTCCGGTTCCAGCCTCAACAAGGGCGAGAGCCTCAAGGACACGGCCCTGACCCTGCAGGCCATGGGGCCTGACGTCATCGTCATCCGTCATCCCAGCAGCGGCGCGGCCCAGTTCCTGGCCGAGCGTGTCTCCTGCGGCATCGTCAACGGCGGTGACGGCTGGCATGCCCATCCCACCCAGGCCCTGCTGGACAGCTTCGCCCTGCGGCAGGTCTGGGGCGATGCCTTTGCCGGCAAGCAGGTGCTCATCCTGGGCGACATCGCCCACAGCCGCGTGGCCCGCTCCAACGTGCACCTGCTCACCATGCTGGGCGCCAAGGTGCGCCTGTGCGCGCCGCGCACCCTGCTGCCCGCCGGTGTGGAATCCTGGCCCGTGGACGTGTACGGCGACCTCAACCAGGCCGTGCGCGATACCGACGCCGTCATGTGCCTGCGCCTGCAGCTGGAACGCCAGCAGGCAGGCCTGCTGCCCGACCTGGCCGAATATTCCCGCCGCTTCTGCCTGACCGAACGTCATCTGGAACTCACCCACCCCGGCGTGAAGGTCCTGCATCCCGGCCCCATGAACCGCGGGCTGGAGATTTCCAACGACGTGGCCGACGACCCGCGCAGCCTGGTCCTCGATCAGGTGGCGTCCGGTGTGGCCACCCGCATGGCCGTCCTCTACCTGCTGGCCACCCGTAACGATGGAGGTTGCTAA
- a CDS encoding sulfite exporter TauE/SafE family protein, which yields MLVSILVYLCCGAVAGVLAGLLGVGGGIVIVPMMVAVFPSQGIPAEYVQQIALGTSLASIMITSIASSRAHHKRGAVHWDIFRNITPGILLGTFLGGLVATHMPTLFLKVFFICFLGFVSLQMLSNYRPPASREMPGALGTAGVGGVIGLISSFVGIGGGTLSVPFMSFCNVPLHHAVGTSAAIGFPIAVAGTLGYIVGGWNAPGLPAGCVGFVNLMAFFGIAAASFMTAPIGARLSHSLPTAKLKKGFAVFLIIVALRMLVGLF from the coding sequence ATGCTCGTTTCAATCCTTGTCTATTTGTGCTGCGGCGCCGTGGCCGGTGTGCTTGCCGGTCTGCTGGGCGTGGGCGGCGGTATCGTCATCGTGCCCATGATGGTGGCGGTCTTTCCCAGTCAGGGCATCCCGGCCGAATATGTGCAGCAGATAGCCCTGGGCACCTCGCTGGCCAGCATCATGATCACGTCCATCGCCAGCAGCCGGGCCCACCACAAACGCGGCGCCGTCCACTGGGACATCTTCCGCAACATCACGCCCGGCATCCTGCTGGGCACCTTCCTGGGCGGTCTGGTGGCCACCCACATGCCGACCCTGTTCCTGAAGGTCTTCTTCATCTGCTTCCTGGGCTTTGTGTCCCTGCAGATGCTGTCCAACTACCGTCCCCCGGCCAGTCGTGAGATGCCCGGCGCCCTGGGCACCGCCGGTGTGGGCGGCGTCATCGGCCTCATCTCCAGTTTCGTGGGTATCGGCGGCGGGACGCTCTCCGTGCCGTTCATGAGCTTCTGCAACGTGCCTCTGCATCACGCCGTGGGCACCTCGGCCGCCATCGGCTTCCCCATCGCCGTGGCCGGTACGCTGGGCTATATCGTGGGCGGCTGGAATGCCCCCGGCCTGCCCGCCGGCTGTGTGGGCTTCGTGAACCTGATGGCCTTTTTCGGCATCGCTGCCGCCAGCTTCATGACGGCCCCCATCGGTGCCAGGCTTTCCCACTCCCTGCCCACGGCCAAGCTCAAGAAGGGCTTTGCCGTCTTCCTCATCATCGTGGCCCTGCGCATGCTGGTGGGCCTGTTCTAG
- a CDS encoding YitT family protein: MKLKTYNNRLAESVWWNLLWLTIGAFFVTVCVKSVVASHAMLAGGVLGMALLVFYNTGLLTPLIWYLVLSIPIWVWGWFFVGRRFLLYTAYGTICTTIFGMFVDFQIPINNEVYAAVVAGVLHGTGVGMMLRTLGSGGGTDIIAVALKQRWNIPIGQFSFAVNICIFLVGAFSLSLDIIIASTIMMFISANTLEYVVGLFNHRKLVMIISEKGEEVSEAILASERFGVTLIRGKGAYSGGDREILLTVTNNVALKRLENLVFMVDPKALFVVENTFYVSGGQFSRRN, from the coding sequence ATGAAGCTGAAAACATACAATAACAGGCTCGCTGAGTCCGTCTGGTGGAACCTGCTCTGGCTGACCATCGGCGCCTTTTTCGTCACCGTATGCGTCAAGAGCGTCGTGGCTTCGCACGCCATGCTGGCGGGCGGTGTCCTGGGCATGGCCCTGCTGGTGTTCTACAATACCGGCCTGCTGACGCCCCTGATCTGGTATCTGGTGCTCTCCATCCCCATCTGGGTCTGGGGCTGGTTCTTCGTGGGGCGCCGCTTCTTGCTCTATACGGCCTACGGCACCATCTGCACCACCATCTTCGGCATGTTCGTGGACTTCCAGATCCCCATCAACAACGAGGTCTACGCCGCCGTGGTGGCCGGGGTGCTGCACGGCACCGGCGTGGGCATGATGCTGCGCACCCTGGGCAGCGGCGGCGGTACGGACATCATCGCCGTGGCCCTGAAACAGCGCTGGAACATCCCCATCGGGCAGTTCAGCTTTGCGGTCAACATCTGCATCTTCCTGGTGGGCGCGTTCAGCCTGTCGCTGGACATCATCATCGCGTCCACCATCATGATGTTCATCTCGGCCAATACGCTGGAGTATGTGGTGGGCCTGTTCAACCACCGCAAGCTGGTGATGATCATTTCCGAGAAGGGCGAGGAGGTCAGCGAGGCCATCCTGGCCAGCGAGCGCTTCGGCGTGACCCTGATCCGGGGCAAGGGCGCCTATTCCGGCGGCGACAGGGAGATCCTGCTCACCGTCACCAACAACGTGGCCCTCAAGCGTCTGGAAAACCTGGTCTTCATGGTGGACCCCAAGGCCCTGTTCGTGGTGGAGAACACCTTTTACGTGTCCGGCGGACAATTCTCGCGCCGGAATTGA
- a CDS encoding amidohydrolase family protein: MLQEHDDRLRIIRARTILDMLGERPATGRDLFRPLKGLDNAALLVRGGRVLDVLPWKSVRVPAGTPVTDMGDVTLMPGSINAHCHLQLSHTAGRTLFGAGFTAWLRSLIALLREEHDGTALIGACRDMAAAGTAHVGDYAGDGLLAVDAAVRAEGMGVTHFCEWFGGQAPFIDDGRPWPPRCRALLEGRPEVAGRCAPAGHALYSTDARVLQDARQWCRLKGCPFALHLAESEDETRLLLDGEGPLWDCYRGMVLPEDWAVPHLRPVAYARRLDLLGPGTLAVHGVQLEPAEVTALAASGSALCLCPRSNEYLAVGTAPVAALLESGLLCCLGTDGLSSNTDLDVRQEAVFLRERLDVAPQALIRCLTVNGAAALGLAGYGRLEPGSRAVFSVLPESLSI; this comes from the coding sequence ATGCTGCAAGAACATGACGACCGGCTCCGCATCATCCGCGCCCGGACCATCCTGGATATGCTCGGGGAGCGCCCCGCCACGGGCCGCGACCTTTTCCGCCCCCTCAAGGGCCTGGACAATGCGGCGCTGCTGGTACGCGGCGGCCGCGTCCTGGACGTGCTGCCCTGGAAGAGCGTGCGCGTGCCTGCCGGGACCCCGGTGACGGACATGGGCGACGTGACCCTGATGCCCGGCAGCATCAATGCCCACTGCCATCTGCAATTGTCGCATACGGCGGGCCGGACGTTGTTCGGCGCGGGCTTCACGGCCTGGCTGCGCAGCCTCATCGCCCTGTTGCGCGAAGAGCATGACGGCACGGCCCTGATCGGGGCCTGCCGGGACATGGCCGCGGCGGGCACGGCCCATGTGGGCGATTATGCCGGGGACGGCCTGCTGGCGGTGGATGCCGCCGTGCGGGCGGAAGGCATGGGCGTGACCCATTTTTGCGAGTGGTTCGGCGGCCAGGCCCCCTTCATCGACGACGGGCGTCCCTGGCCGCCGCGCTGCCGTGCCCTGCTGGAAGGCCGGCCGGAAGTGGCCGGGCGCTGTGCTCCGGCCGGGCACGCCCTGTATTCCACGGATGCCCGCGTGTTGCAGGATGCGCGGCAGTGGTGCCGTCTGAAGGGGTGTCCCTTCGCCCTGCATCTGGCGGAATCCGAGGACGAGACGCGCCTGCTGCTTGACGGCGAGGGCCCCCTGTGGGACTGCTACCGGGGCATGGTGCTGCCGGAAGACTGGGCCGTGCCGCATCTGCGACCTGTGGCCTATGCCCGGCGTCTCGATCTGCTGGGCCCGGGCACGCTGGCCGTGCACGGCGTGCAGCTGGAGCCCGCCGAAGTGACGGCCCTGGCCGCCAGCGGCAGCGCCCTGTGCCTGTGCCCCCGTTCCAACGAATATCTGGCCGTGGGCACGGCGCCCGTGGCCGCGCTGCTGGAGTCCGGCCTGCTGTGCTGTCTGGGCACGGACGGCCTCAGCTCCAACACGGATCTGGATGTGCGTCAGGAAGCTGTTTTTTTGCGCGAAAGGCTGGACGTTGCCCCGCAGGCCCTGATACGGTGCCTCACTGTGAACGGGGCCGCCGCACTGGGCCTTGCCGGATACGGGCGTCTCGAACCCGGGAGCAGGGCCGTTTTCAGTGTGCTGCCTGAAAGCCTCTCCATCTGA
- a CDS encoding histidine kinase, with protein MSEAILDWKEAMARVDTTRGLYVKLLRNFIETERDTPVRVSVALKNCQQEEARAMVHATREAAAELGGKALAAVALELEMAIKAGADTTVALHRFDSITTDTLVAMATVAAQ; from the coding sequence ATGAGCGAAGCAATCCTTGACTGGAAGGAAGCCATGGCGCGCGTGGATACCACGCGCGGGCTCTATGTGAAGCTGCTGCGAAACTTCATCGAGACGGAACGGGACACCCCCGTCAGGGTCTCGGTAGCGCTGAAGAACTGTCAGCAGGAAGAAGCCCGCGCCATGGTCCATGCCACGCGTGAAGCTGCCGCCGAACTGGGCGGCAAGGCGCTGGCGGCGGTCGCGCTGGAGCTTGAGATGGCCATCAAGGCCGGTGCGGACACCACGGTGGCCCTGCACCGTTTCGACAGCATCACCACGGATACCCTGGTGGCCATGGCCACGGTGGCCGCACAATAA
- a CDS encoding branched-chain amino acid ABC transporter substrate-binding protein encodes MKKLGLLLGVVALLVPSLVLAGDIKIGLMCPLTGKWASEGQDMKNIVSLLVDETNAKGGINGSKVELVVEDDAGDPRTAALAAQKLASAGVVAVIGTYGSAVTEATQNILAESELVQIGTGSTSVRLTEKGLPLFFRTCPRDDAQGKAAAAAIIKAGYKKVALLHDNSSYAKGLAEESQAALEKAGVKIIFYDALTPGERDYTAILTKLKAANPDLIFFTGYYPETGMLLRQKKEMGWDVPMMGGDAANHQDLVKIAGPEAAAGYVFVSPPLPQDMDTDEAKNFLKAFKDRYKTVPVSVWAVLAGDAYKVLEAAIAKGNDDPEKIAEWLKQLKELPTLSGKMGFDEKGDRVGDFYRIYKVNNAGKFELQAR; translated from the coding sequence ATGAAAAAGCTCGGGCTTTTGCTGGGAGTGGTAGCCTTGCTTGTGCCTTCGCTGGTTCTGGCGGGCGACATCAAGATCGGTCTGATGTGTCCGTTGACGGGCAAATGGGCCTCCGAAGGGCAGGACATGAAAAATATCGTGAGCCTGCTCGTGGATGAAACCAATGCCAAGGGCGGCATCAACGGCAGCAAGGTGGAACTGGTGGTGGAAGACGACGCCGGTGACCCGCGCACCGCTGCCCTGGCGGCCCAGAAGCTGGCTTCCGCCGGTGTGGTGGCCGTCATCGGCACCTACGGCTCCGCCGTGACCGAAGCCACCCAGAACATCCTGGCCGAATCCGAGCTGGTGCAGATCGGTACCGGCTCCACCAGCGTGCGCCTGACCGAGAAGGGCCTGCCGCTCTTCTTCCGCACCTGCCCGCGTGACGACGCCCAGGGCAAGGCCGCTGCCGCCGCCATCATCAAGGCCGGCTACAAGAAGGTGGCCCTGCTGCACGACAACTCCTCCTATGCCAAGGGCCTGGCCGAAGAAAGCCAGGCGGCCCTGGAAAAAGCCGGTGTGAAGATCATCTTCTACGATGCCCTGACCCCCGGCGAACGTGACTACACCGCCATCCTGACCAAGCTGAAGGCCGCCAACCCCGACCTGATCTTCTTCACCGGCTACTACCCCGAAACGGGCATGCTGCTGCGCCAGAAGAAGGAAATGGGCTGGGACGTGCCCATGATGGGCGGTGACGCCGCCAACCATCAGGACCTGGTCAAGATCGCCGGTCCCGAAGCCGCTGCCGGTTACGTCTTCGTGAGCCCGCCGCTGCCGCAGGACATGGATACCGACGAGGCCAAGAACTTCCTGAAGGCCTTCAAGGACCGTTACAAGACCGTGCCCGTCTCCGTGTGGGCCGTGCTGGCCGGTGACGCCTACAAGGTGCTCGAGGCCGCCATCGCCAAGGGCAACGACGATCCCGAAAAGATCGCCGAATGGCTCAAGCAGCTCAAGGAACTGCCCACTCTGTCCGGCAAGATGGGCTTTGACGAAAAGGGCGACCGTGTGGGTGATTTCTACCGCATCTACAAGGTGAACAACGCAGGCAAGTTCGAGCTCCAGGCTCGATAG
- a CDS encoding branched-chain amino acid ABC transporter permease, producing MEQFFQQLLNGLAVGGIYALVALGYTMVYGVLKLINFAHGDLFTIGAYLGLTLLVSCNLAGMLPPVVAVLAVFIMVGIMVAIIGCLLERAAYRPLRKAGRLSAVVSALGASIFFQNAVMLVYGARFYVYPDWLRPDFTVDLFGIAVPGVRLMVIAASVILMLALWAFIQRTRIGAAVRAVAIDQGAARLMGINVDRIISLVFFIGPGLGGAAGLMVGIYYGQIDFTMGWSYGLKAFTAAILGGIGNIPGAMIGGLLLGVIEALAAGYIAIAWKDAIAFTVLILILIIRPTGILGERTADKL from the coding sequence ATGGAACAGTTTTTTCAACAACTTTTGAACGGCCTTGCCGTGGGCGGCATCTACGCGCTGGTGGCCCTGGGCTACACCATGGTCTATGGCGTGCTCAAGCTCATCAACTTCGCGCATGGCGACCTGTTCACCATCGGCGCCTATCTGGGCCTGACCCTGCTGGTGAGCTGCAACCTGGCGGGCATGCTGCCGCCGGTGGTGGCCGTGCTGGCGGTCTTCATCATGGTGGGCATCATGGTGGCCATCATCGGCTGCCTGCTGGAGCGCGCCGCCTATCGCCCCCTGCGCAAGGCCGGGCGCCTTTCGGCCGTGGTGTCCGCCCTGGGCGCTTCCATCTTTTTCCAGAACGCCGTCATGCTGGTCTACGGCGCGCGCTTCTACGTTTATCCCGACTGGCTGCGACCGGACTTCACCGTTGACCTTTTCGGCATCGCCGTCCCCGGCGTGCGCCTGATGGTCATCGCGGCCAGCGTTATCCTGATGCTGGCCCTGTGGGCCTTCATCCAGCGCACCCGTATCGGCGCGGCCGTGCGTGCCGTGGCCATCGACCAGGGCGCTGCCCGCCTCATGGGCATCAACGTGGACCGCATCATCTCCCTGGTCTTCTTCATCGGTCCCGGCCTGGGCGGCGCAGCCGGCCTCATGGTGGGCATCTACTACGGCCAGATCGACTTCACCATGGGCTGGTCCTACGGCCTCAAGGCCTTCACCGCCGCCATCCTGGGCGGTATCGGCAACATCCCCGGCGCCATGATCGGCGGCCTGCTGCTGGGCGTCATCGAAGCCCTGGCCGCCGGCTACATCGCCATCGCCTGGAAGGATGCCATCGCCTTCACGGTGCTGATCCTCATCCTGATCATCCGTCCCACGGGCATCCTGGGCGAAAGGACGGCCGACAAGCTATGA